The following proteins come from a genomic window of Salvia hispanica cultivar TCC Black 2014 chromosome 4, UniMelb_Shisp_WGS_1.0, whole genome shotgun sequence:
- the LOC125224118 gene encoding uncharacterized protein LOC125224118, giving the protein MADKLLTSEAIALTEKKMDMSLDDIIKMSKTRAVKPNKHRVSNKGQKSFNNASQDKGLKVKRFMDTRTSLRQGALAQRRSNFQGNHFPLASEAAKKAAVAPIRSRASNWSRPFNVNKSRTGASTFKNNAATGSGFIVKKPQQKPAQQASLSPKQKPQTLDSLFANMKEERMRVLSRQSNDSRRKGRSQLGVPWARGYYNQH; this is encoded by the exons ATGGCGGATAAGCTCCTAACAAGTGAGGCAATAGCTCTTACAGAGAAGAAAATGGATATGTCATTAG ATGACATCATCAAAATGTCCAAGACTCGTGCTGTGAAGCCGAACAAACACAGAGTTTCT AATAAGGGTCAGAAATCGTTCAACAATGCTTCCCAAGATAAAGGTTTGAAAGTCAAAAGGTTTATGGACACAAGAACTTCCCTCAGACAG GGTGCCCTTGCTCAGAGGAggtcaaactttcagggaaATCACTTCCCTTTGGCATCTGAAGCTGCTAAAAAGGCTGCTGTTGCTCCTATTCGAAGCAGAGCTTCAAATTGGAGCAGGCCATTCAATGTTAATAAATCAAG GACTGGGGCCTCGACTTTCAAGAATAATGCTGCAACTGGATCTGGCTTCATTGTGAAG AAACCACAACAAAAACCAGCGCAGCAAGCCTCTCTGAGCCCCAAACAGAAGCCTCAAACCTTGGACTCGCTATTTGCTAAcatgaaagaagaaagaatgaGGGTCTTGTCTCGACAGAGTAACGACTCAAGAAGAAAGGGAAGGAGCCAGCTCGGAGTGCCATGGGCGAGAGGATATTATAACCAACACTAG
- the LOC125220384 gene encoding protein FAR1-RELATED SEQUENCE 5-like, which translates to MTFTNEEEAYHAYNAYAFSKGFGIRKGKKFYNRKNELRGCTFLCCCEGYSEFSPSDDRKTERSLKRCGCVARIRFHIEGGVWEVVEFNDFHNHPFVEDNQKHLIRSCQKITETKGCILNTMVESGIKATKAYSYLTNEAGGAQNVGFTLQDARNFLQSKRMNLISAGDCQSLLKHLQSLQASGSNLFYSFQVDDQNRMTNFFWCDGASRIDYDCFGDVVVFDTTYRTNKYNMVCAPFVGVNNHWKNVLFGCAFMLDETITSFIWIFETSMEAMGGKAPKTIFTDQDSAMANAIGKVFPNSVHRLCVWHISKNATQHISHLLSDSRFKAKFNKIMYEVEMENEMEQLWRDLCEEWNIGENRWLCNLYSLRHKWCPAFNRASFSAGIRSTQRSESTNNVFKHLSCKTMTLTEFVNHYEKQAEKMRDNQVADDFECTRGVPRVSVDCGILRQAEQVYTLKIFKKFQAEYFQGLSWHVTSSKHEGGVYTYTLRRELGHAEHSVSFDSNNVIISCTCRLFDLLGWLCCHALTVMNNHLNMTTIPMQYILKRWTKSARREFLHDDGGSCSFNLTMSKTYHLKELMRQSFDVMSLSVNDVETIKIAKRKLHELDVEIRNYASSVSKSENHTMRNQDNDVPQHASTQILDPLRRKSKGMTNTRLKSAIEKRKKGNSSKGKKHLPPFHGMTPIEQAPILNTDFHVNPSHQTMGLSSNMMSIQHVNAQPFSYTSLLSQGYQGVPSVPQIMFPSDCPP; encoded by the exons ATGACTTTTACAAATGAAGAAGAGGCGTATCATGCCTATAATGCATATGCCTTCAGCAAGGGATTCGGAATTCGTAAAGGtaagaaattttataatcGTAAAAACGAGCTTCGAGGATGCACGTTTTTGTGCTGTTGTGAGGGATACTCAGAATTTTCCCCCTCCGATGATAGAAAAACTGAAAGGTCACTAAAAAGATGTGGGTGTGTGGCTCGTATTAGATTTCATATAGAAGGAGGTGTTTGGGAAGTGGTCGAATTCAATGATTTTCATAATCATCCTTTTGTTGAGGATAATCAAAAGCATTTGATTAGATCGTGTCAAAAGATTACAGAAACGAAGGGATGCATTCTTAACACCATGGTAGAATCTGGGATTAAAGCCACAAAAGCTTATTCTTACCTAACAAATGAAGCGGGTGGAGCACAAAATGTTGGTTTTACTCTTCAGGATGCTAGAAATTTTTTACAGTCAAAGAGGATGAACTTAATAAGTGCAGGAGATTGTCAAAGTCTTTTGAAGCATTTACAGTCTTTACAAGCTTCCGGAAGTAATCTATTCTACTCGTTCCAAGTAGATGACCAAAATAGAATGACTAATTTTTTCTGGTGCGATGGTGCTTCACGAATAGATTATGATTGTTTTGGTGATGTTGTTGTATTTGATACGACGTATCGTACAAACAAGTACAACATGGTGTGTGCGCCTTTTGTGGGGGTTAATAATCATTGGAAGAATGTTTTATTTGGTTGTGCTTTTATGCTAGATGAGACAATAACCTcatttatttggatttttgaGACGTCCATGGAGGCAATGGGAGGCAAGGCACCTAAAACAATTTTCACTGATCAAGATAGTGCAATGGCCAATGCTATTGGCAAGGTTTTCCCAAACAGTGTTCATCGGTTATGTGTTTGGCATATCTCTAAAAATGCCACCCAACATATTTCGCATCTTCTTTCGGATTCTCGATTTAAggcaaaattcaataaaatcatgTATGAAGTTGAAATGGAGAATGAGATGGAGCAGCTTTGGAGAGATCTATGTGAAGAATGGAATATTGGGGAAAATAGGTGGTTGTGTAATTTGTACTCGTTGCGTCATAAATGGTGCCCCGCATTTAACCGTGCTAGTTTTTCGGCCGGCATAAGATCTACACAGAGAAGTGAAAGCACGAATAATGTTTTCAAACATTTGTCTTGTAAGACAATGACATTAACCGAGTTTGTTAATCACTATGAGAAGCAAGCAGAAAAGATGCGTGATAATCAAGTGGCCGATGATTTCGAATGTACTCGAGGGGTGCCAAGAGTCAGTGTGGATTGTGGTATTTTGAGGCAAGCGGAACAAGTGTATACTTTGAagatattcaaaaaatttcaagccGAGTATTTTCAAGGATTGTCATGGCATGTGACAAGTTCTAAGCATGAAGGCGGAGTTTACACTTACACCTTGAGGAGGGAATTAGGTCATGCAGAGCATTCTGTAAGTTTTGATTCAAATAATGTTATCATCTCATGTACATGCaggttatttgatttattgggGTGGTTATGTTGCCATGCATTGACGGTAATGAATAATCATTTGAATATGACTACTATTCCTATGCAATACATACTAAAGAGGTGGACGAAAAGTGCAAGACGAGAATTTCTTCATGATGACGGTGGTTCATGCTCCTTCAATTTGACAATGTCAAAAACTTATCATCTGAAGGAGTTGATGCGTCAATCTTTTGACGTCATGAGCTTAAGTGTAAATGACGTTGAAACcattaaaattgcaaaaaggAAACTCCATGAGCTTGATGTTGAGATTAGAAACTATGCCTCCTCGGTTTCTAAGAGCGAAAACCACACCATGAGAAATCAGGATAATGATGTCCCTCAACATGCTTCAACTCAGATTCTTGATCCTCTTAGAAGAAAGTCAAAGGGGATGACAAATACTCGACTGAAAAGTGCTATAGAGAAGCGAAAGAAGGGAAATTCTTcgaaaggaaaaaaacattTGCCGCCATTTCATGGCATGACTCCCATAGAGCAAGCGCCAATATTGAATACGGATTTTCACGTGAATCCAAGCCACCAAACCATG GGTCTGTCATCTAATATGATGTCGATTCAACATGTTAATGCACAACCTTTCTCATATACTTCATTATTGAGTCAG GGTTACCAAGGTGTTCCAAGTGTACCTCAAATCATGTTTCCGAGTGACTGTCCCCCTTGA